Sequence from the Parafrankia discariae genome:
ATTGATCTTTACCGACTCCCTTCTGAGCTGATCTCCTCCGTCGGGCGGAGAGGACCCGTCTCGGCTCCCACCGCCACCATGGCAGTGGGGCTGACGAGGTAGTCGATCCACGCCTTCAGCGTCGATGGGATGGTGTAGTTGTACATAGGTATCCCGAGTAGCACGATGGGCGCGTTGCGGACTTCCGCGGCCACCGCGTCGACATGAGCCCGCTCCTCCGCCGTCGCACCGTGATCACCATCGGGGTTCATGATGTAATCGCGGACCGCACTGGTGAGATGCGGTATCGGCTCGACCGCGAGA
This genomic interval carries:
- a CDS encoding NAD(P)H-dependent oxidoreductase codes for the protein MPSLLHIDTSIRRTSSTTRELSSYFADEWRRDRPDAVYTYRDLAVEPIPHLTSAVRDYIMNPDGDHGATAEERAHVDAVAAEVRNAPIVLLGIPMYNYTIPSTLKAWIDYLVSPTAMVAVGAETGPLRPTEEISSEGSR